In Halogranum gelatinilyticum, the DNA window CGGCGTCGCTCTCGGCGGCGTAGTCGCGGAGCCGCGCGAGGTAGTCGGGGTCGAGGTCGACGCCGTAGACCGGCCCGTCGACGAGTTCGGCCAGTGGAACGGTGAAGAAGCCGTCGCCGCAGGCGAGATCGAGCACCGAGTCGGCGTCGTCGGCACCGAGCGTGCGGAGCGTCGTCTCGGGGTCGTCCCACAGCTCGCCCCACCAGTCCCAGTCGGGCTGGCGGGTGTTCTGGAAGCGTGTCATCGGTTCGAATTGGCCAGTGGCAGTGAAAACGTCGTCCCTTCGCTCGGCCTTCTGCTCCCACGCTGACGGTTAGGCGTCCAGCGCGACGGAGAGACCGAGGAGGACGAACACGCTGCCAGCTCCCCACTGCAGTTTCTCGCGGAGGCGGTCGGTGGCGACGAGTCGTCGCGCACGGTTCGAGGCGAGCGCGACCGCAGAGAGATAGCCCGCGGTGACGACAGCGTACAGGAAGCCGAGCAGGGCCATCCGGGCGGTCGCGTCCGGGCCGTCTCCGGCGAACTGCGGCAGGAAAGCGAGGAAGAACAGCGCGACCTTCGGGTTGAGCGCGTTGACGGCGACGCCTCGGAGGTAGCTGTTCGTCGTCTCCGTCGCGTCGTCGAGGGCGAATTCGTCGTTTCGGACGGCCTGCACCCCGAGGTAGACGAGGTAGGCCGCGCCGACGTACTTGACGAGGCTGTAGGCCGTCGGCGCGGCCCGGAGGAGCGCGGCGAGACCGAGTGCGGCGGCGAGGGTGTGGAGCAGGACACCCGTGGAGACGCCGAGTGCCGAGCGGACACCCGCGGCGCGGCTCTGGATTCCTCGGGTCAACACGTAGACCGTGTCGGGACCGGGCGCGAGGATGAGCGCGACGGCCGCGCCGAGGTAGAGCGCGAGCGTCTGTGGGTCGGGGACGATACCGGCCATACCCTGGGGTGAGTCGGTTTCAGTGATAAAGCTCGGGGAGTAATGCAACGAGTCGGTGTGGCAACTTGCCCAGGCTGGACCAGCATCACCCAAGAGGACACCTTGAGGACCCCACTCGGAGTGTCGTCCACCGGTATGGCGCGTGGCTTCGCGACCTCTGTGTCGCGAGACACGCACGCGAGGGATGAGCGAACGAGCGCTAGCGAAGTGAGCGAATCGGCTGGGGAGGAGGTGGCTGTTGCGGGTGGACAGAAAGGGGCTGCCGTCTCGGCGAACCCGGACGACGCAAGGACCGCAGGCCGAAGGCGGAGGACCGCAGCGAGTCCCGGGAGTCGAGACGGCAGGGGCTTTCGAGGCGTTCTCAGCAGGTAGGACGACGAATGTTCTCCGTCTGCACATCCTCACTGAACCCCCACTACGACCGGAAATCACCCAAAACAAACACACGACACCAAATCATAGGTGCAAAGTCTTTAACGACTCCACAGCGTAGCGACCCGCAAATGGTACTCGATGACCTCGGGAGTTCCCTTCGCAGTTCCCTCGACAAGCTGCAGGGCAAATCCCGGCTCTCGAAAGAGGACGTCGAGGACATCGTCAAGGAGATTCAGCGGTCGCTCCTCCAGGCCGACGTCGAAGTCGCCTTGGTGATGGACCTCTCGAAGCAGATCAAACAGCGGGCGCTCGAAGAGGAACCGCCGGGCGGCACGACCGCGCGCGACCACATCCTCAAGATCGTCTACGAGGAGATGGTCGACCTCGTCGGCGACTCCACGGAGATCCCGCTCGAACCGCAGACCATCATGCTCGCCGGTCTGCAGGGGTCGGGGAAGACGACCACCGCCGCCAAGATGGCGTGGTGGTTCTCGAAGAAAGGGCTTCGTCCGGCGGTCATCCAGACCGACACCTTCCGGCCCGGCGCGTACGACCAGGCCAAGCAGATGTGTGAGCGCGCGGAGGTCCAGTTCTACGGCGACCCCGACGAAGAGGACCCCGTCAAGATCGCCCGCGAGGGGATGGAAGCGACCGACGACGCCGACGTCC includes these proteins:
- a CDS encoding LysE family translocator; translated protein: MAGIVPDPQTLALYLGAAVALILAPGPDTVYVLTRGIQSRAAGVRSALGVSTGVLLHTLAAALGLAALLRAAPTAYSLVKYVGAAYLVYLGVQAVRNDEFALDDATETTNSYLRGVAVNALNPKVALFFLAFLPQFAGDGPDATARMALLGFLYAVVTAGYLSAVALASNRARRLVATDRLREKLQWGAGSVFVLLGLSVALDA